A region of the Brachybacterium sacelli genome:
ACACGGACTTCGACCGGATTCGCCGCCGGCTCACCGCTACCGAGACCGCGCGACGGGATGCTTCCCGAGAGGCACTTCCCTTGCTGTTGCGGCGAGCCTCGTTGCAGGTCGGCGTCGATCACTTGGACCTGCTCTCGGGGCTGATTGCTCTGTTCATCGAGCCGCTGCCCGTCGCCGACCCCGCCTATTTCACCCCGACCTCTTGGAGGTTCCCAGCATGACCACTTCCTCGGCCCGCACCCGGTCCGCCACCGGCTCTGACCCGCGACGAACGCGCGCTGCGGCAGCGACCGCGACCAGGTACCTGTTGCCGTTGGCGACCAGCGTCGGAGGAGCGTCTTTGTGGCTGATCGTGATGTCAATGGTGACCGAGGCGACCGGCAGTTCACTGCTGGTCCTGGGTCTCGCGGGACTGCCTGGCGCTGTCGTCATGGGCATCTCAGCCCGGGAGCGGAAGCACTGGTATGAGTACGTCCTGGTGTGGATCGGGTTCTTCACCGCCGTGCCCCTGTACGGCATCGTCCTGCTAGTCGGCGGGTACGGGATCGTCCTCGCCCGGGCTTGGCGACGCCGCCGGCCCCACCCCACCGAGCACGTCGGGGAGTGACGTGCGCTTCGCAGCACTGGTCGGCGACCGACATCGGCCTCGACTGGAGTTCACGGTGCTGGCTGGGGGAGACCTCGCCGCGCTCCTGCACACCGTCGATGGCATCGACGTCGACGACGCCACGGGACGATGCAGCGCGACCGCCCCGACGTCTCGGATGCTCGAGGCGCTGGCCCGGGCGGGGATCGTGGTGGATTCGTACGAGTTCCCCGAGACGCTCGCGTCACTTCAGAACCCGCTCGTCCTCGACACCGGCGACGGAACGGCGCGCGTGTTCCCGCGCCTCGCCGCACGGGCCGACATCGCCTACGAGCTCGGCGACGACTCGGCCTTCGACCCCGACGCCGGCGCATTCATCGCACCGGCGTCGGCCGTCGCGGACTGGCCCGAACACCTGCTGCCGGATTCGCTTCGCGGACGCAGCACCGCGAGTAGCGCGAAGCCCGACGTCTCTGCTCCAATCGTCGGTCTGATCGAGGACCCACAGACCGTCACCGATGCGGTGCAGAACCTCGCCGGGTCGTCCGGAACAGACGGACACCAGAGAGAGATCGACATTCTCACGGATGTCGTCGGCGATGTGCCCGACTGGTTTGGCATGACCCCCTACCCCTACCAGCGCATCGGTGCCCTGTGCGTCGCTGCCGGCCGCCGACTCCTCGCCGACGTCCCGGGCCTCGGCAAGTCCGTCCAAGCCATCCTCGCCAGCGTTCTCCTCGGCGCAAGGCGGTGGATCATCGTGTGCCCACCGGTCGCGCAAACGAGCTGGGCCACCGAGGTCCAGCGCTGCCACGTCCCCGAACACCTAGAGGACGCCCCGATCGTGCTGATCCGGCCGGGCCGCAAGGTGCCCGAGCTCCCGGCCACCGGGATCGTCATCGTCACCGACTCCCTGCTCGCCGCCCCCACCCGGCGACCCCTGCTCGAGGACCTGAAGACCTGGGCCGCGGACGTGCTGATCTACGACGAAGGCCATCGGGCGAAGAACTGGCACTCTCGCCGGGCGAAAGTGATGCGTGAGCTTGCCGCCACCGTCACGGACCGCATGGTGCTGACCGGCACCCCGGTGATGTCGAACCCCGCCGACCTGCCGTCGCTGCTGGCGATCACCGGACAGCTGCAGCCCATCTTCGGCTCCCGCACCGCCTTCATGTCCCGCTACACCCGCACTTACGAGATCCCTGTCGGGCGGCAGACCATCGAGAAGGTCGTTCCGTACAAGCGCCTGCTTCCGGAGCTTGGACGGATCCTGCCCGAGCAGGTGTGGGTGCGTCGGACGAAAGATCAGGTGCTGCCGGACCTGCCGGAGAAGCAGTACTCGACCATGATCGTCGACGTCCCCACCACCGAATACCGCACCGCTACCCGCGACGTCCAGGCGAGAATCTCGGCTTATCTGCGCGAACGCACACGAGAGCTAGGAGAGGCACCATCGGAGAAAGAGATGCGTGCCTGGTGCTCGGACCAGATGGGCTGCGTGTCGATGCTGCGCCGCGCCGCCGGGCTCGCGAAAATCCCCGCCGCCGCCGAGTACATCGCCGACTGGGTTGATTCCACTAGCTCCGACGACGGTGAGGAGGTGGTGTTCGAGCGGCCGCTGATCGTGTGGGGGATCCACCAGATCGTCATGGACACCCTCGATGCGCACCTCGACCAGCTCGGCGTCCCGCACGCGGTCATCAACGGCAGCACCTCACTCACGCAGCGCGACCGCATCACCCGCGACTACCAGGACGGCAAGATCGCCGTGATCCTCGCGAACATCGTCGCCGCCGGCGTCGCCATCACCCTCACCCGCGGCTCCGACGCCCTCTTCGTCGAAACCGAATGGCTGCCCGACCTCGTCTCCCAAGCCGTGGACCGCCAGCACCGCATCGGTCAGAAACGCACCGTCATGGTCACGACCATGGTCGCCCCCGGCACACTGGATCACACCATCCAGAAAGTGCAACGCTCCAACATCGACGTGCTCGACCAGCTCGTCGGCGGCACCGGACACCACGTCTCAGTCGAGGAGGATGACATGACCTCCCTCGCCATCGGGGATGTCATGTGGGAGCTCGCCGAGCCAACGTGGCGGAAGTTCCTCCGGTCCGTCAGATGGGGAGAATCGCACGAAGGGGGAGTGCACGACCGAAGCTCACTCACCCGGCAGGTGCGGCATCGGTGCTCAGCCACTTCCGAGTGCTGAGTATCCAGAGCAGGGTGCCATGCGCAACGAGTGCGGTCGCGTGCTCTGCAAAGTTGCTGCAATCCAACCAATAGTTGTTTACGGCGAAATGGACCACCTATCGGTGACGATCCTGTGAGAAGTGCAGCTCGGAAGCGACGCGGCCGCCTGGTGCGCACGCCTCTCCGGAGTCGGTGTCTTCTCGGATTCATCTATGACCCACACAGAATCTAGAAAGATCTACACGCGTTAGTCTTCGGTGTTAAATTTTTCGTTCGTAAAGCTGACATCACCCTGGCGGATCGTGGGGAGCAGAAAGCTCGTGCCGACGGTCCGCTGCGTCAGGTTGCCGACAGTCTCCCGAATATATGGGTAGAGGGTCATCACGCCGACCTTGTCGGCAAAGTCGACACGAGCCGCCTCAGACGCGACGAAGGCCTCATTCGCCTCGAACTCTGCGGAGACGTCTAGGGAGACGCGCCAGGTCTCCTGCGACGCAGTGAACTCGATGCGGACGCCGATCAATCGCCCGCTCTGGCGCGTTCTCAGGCCGATATCTACCGCGATATCGGCACCCTCTTCGTCGTCATCCGCGGTCAAGTCGCCGACTGAGGTTTCGTTCTGGCTTGAAGCGTCATCCGCCTCGACGAGCTCCGCCGAGATCTTGAAGAATCGGACGTCGCGGAGTACAGGCGCCGGCCCGCGCACAATCTCCTCCGCGCTCTGTAGCTCGGGGCCAGTGGCTTCTTCTTCAGGCATAAGTGAGCTCCGAGAACCGCGCCCGGGGCGCAGATCGTCGCGGGGTCCGAAGGCGCACACTCCGCTCGACAGGATCGGACCAGTCACTCGGGATGCCATTACCGCAGTCGTCGATGACGCGAGTGTGCAAGACCGCGTCAACGGCCATGGCGTAGCGCTGGATCGTGGCCAGGGTTGGGTTGGAGTCATAGTGCTCGAACGCTGCAACGGTGGGCTGACTGACGCCCATACGCTCAGCAACGTCCTTCTGCGTGAGGTCGTGCTCGCGGCGCAGCGCTATCAGAGACTTCATAAGTTCGTCGCGATCTTCGACGAGCCGTTCCGCCCGCTGCTCGAGCCGGTCCGCATCAACGTGGGGTGCTGACATAGATTGGACTCTATATCCCTTGCTAGCTGATGATCAACCTGCGGTGCGTCTCTTCACGCCCCAATGGCGCGGGGCTGCCTCGACGTAGATGCTGGCCGCTGTGTCGATCTCCACGTCCTGGGCCCGCTTGATCTCGTCATCTGTGCCCCAGTACTGCTTCTCGTGGGCGTGCAGACCGATGAAGCTGAGGCTTAGCTCGTGAGGCTCGCCGTGGATGAGTCTCACCTCGACGTCGAAGAAGCGTTCAGGGCTGCCGTCTTCGGGGCGCTCGCGTACATGGATGGCGCTCCACCGGATCTCGTAGAGGGGAAGCCGACCGTTTCCTAGGGGTTTGAGCTCCTCAGGTGGCTCGAGTTCGCCCCGAGCGGCCTTCTCAATCCGCTTCTTGAACCCCGCCTTCACCAATGCAGTGTTCTGCGGGGACCACAGTCGGACACCGGGGATGCTGATCGCCGCGATGAGCGCTTCGACGGCCTGCGAGATGTGGTCTGACTCGTCTTCTGAAGGGTTGTCCACCCAGTGGAAGTTGACCTGGACGCCCAGGCAGACATTTGAGCGCACCTCAGACCAGTCCATGCAGCGATTGTATCGACGCGTTCCGACGTTCGGGAGGCGAATGCTTTGGGGCCAAGTGGACTGACGAGACCGAGGGGCGCGACTTGCTCGGTGAGGCGTGGGCGGAACAGGCTAAGACCTCAACGTCCATTCCACCGATGTCCTTGCAGGCGGGTCGCACCGTCCCTCGGCGGGCTCCGATGGACGCCCTGTAGGAAAGACGTCGAGCGTCGATCTTCGGGAAGGCCTATTCCTTGTCCCGGTGAGTGATGAGCGCCGGAGGCGTACATCATGAGCCGGAAGCTCAACGTCTCGCAGAGGGCGGTTCTCGAAAGGCTCTGCACGTATCCAGAGAGGCCGCCTTCGTCAGAGACCTGGAGGCACGCGACCCGGGCGCTTGAGGGAGGTGGGCTAGTCCCCGTCTCCAGTGTCGGCCAAAATTGCTCAGCGCTGCTCGTGTCGGCCGATACATGCTGGAGTACGGCGAATATCCAGAGAGCAGTGCGGGCAGGCGTTGGATGCCTTCGGCATCGTCGCGATCAGCCGGTCCGATCGTGCCTCTGCATCGGCATCAGGAGTCCCGCGTCGGATCAGCTTCTGGGCTTCGTGGTGGACCAGCTCGTCGAGGATCGCTGAGCTCCGCAGCGGTCGGTAGGTGCCCTCGACAGCCAGGGACAGCAGGAAGTCCCGCTGCAGGGTGGGCCACAGCACGCTGGTGTCGAGGACGGCGGCAAATATCTGGCCAGTATGTCAGCGGGCTCAGCGACCTCGACGCGCGGCGGTCACGGCCTTCCGTGCTGACTTGAGATCGTTCAGCACCTCGTCGATGTCGTCCGACTCGTTGACATCGACTGACAGGGCCTCGATCGCCGCGTACTGGTCCCGTCGTCGCTGCTCGCGATAGTCCAGGACATCGGTGAGCGCCAGGCGCCTGTGCGCGCCGGATCTCGTGAAAGGCAGCTTGCCGTTATCGAGCGCCTTGATCAACGTCGGCCGACTGATGTCGAGCAGGTCGGCGGCCTGTTGAGTGCTCAGCGTTTGCGAGGTCGGCGAGATCGTGACTGACAGACCCTTCTGCATTGCGTCGACGACGCGGAGAAGGACACGGTAGACCTCCTCGGGAAGCTCGACCGGATCGTCGGAGCCGCCGCCGACGAGGTAATGGCGGGGGACGGGTTGCGTGGCCTCGTCCGCGGTGAGCAGTTCGTAGACGCGACCCAGCTGGTGTACGTCGCTCTCGGTATGCGTGGACGATGCCAGGATGCTTGCGGCGGCCATGGAGAACTCCTCAACTACAGGTAACGCAATAGGTTGCGTCTACTGCGATTGGGTATAGCGGTCTGATATTTACCGGGGGGAAGGACACCGAACTTTGGCGCCACGCCGCCGACAGTTCGACGTCGTCTCAAGCCGTCGACCGGCAGCACCGCATCGGTCAGAAGCGCACCGTCATGGTCACGATCATGGGCCCCCACGGAACCGTGGACCACACCATCCAGAAATGGTCGCTCCAACATCGACGTACTCGACCAGATTGTCAGCGGCACCGGCCACCACGTGACGGAGGACGAGACGGACATGAACTCCCTCGCGATTGGCAGCGTGAGTTCAGGGTCAGCGGTCCTCGAGCGAGATGACGTGCTCGATGAACCCTGGGGCGGTGAACGACAGCAGCCCGTGACCGGCGATCTGGATGATTCCCTTGTCCAAGAGCGACTGCCGCACGGTACCCAGTGCCCCGCTTGTCACGCCGAGGGCTTTGGCGATGTCGGCTCGGACGAC
Encoded here:
- a CDS encoding DEAD/DEAH box helicase, translating into MRFAALVGDRHRPRLEFTVLAGGDLAALLHTVDGIDVDDATGRCSATAPTSRMLEALARAGIVVDSYEFPETLASLQNPLVLDTGDGTARVFPRLAARADIAYELGDDSAFDPDAGAFIAPASAVADWPEHLLPDSLRGRSTASSAKPDVSAPIVGLIEDPQTVTDAVQNLAGSSGTDGHQREIDILTDVVGDVPDWFGMTPYPYQRIGALCVAAGRRLLADVPGLGKSVQAILASVLLGARRWIIVCPPVAQTSWATEVQRCHVPEHLEDAPIVLIRPGRKVPELPATGIVIVTDSLLAAPTRRPLLEDLKTWAADVLIYDEGHRAKNWHSRRAKVMRELAATVTDRMVLTGTPVMSNPADLPSLLAITGQLQPIFGSRTAFMSRYTRTYEIPVGRQTIEKVVPYKRLLPELGRILPEQVWVRRTKDQVLPDLPEKQYSTMIVDVPTTEYRTATRDVQARISAYLRERTRELGEAPSEKEMRAWCSDQMGCVSMLRRAAGLAKIPAAAEYIADWVDSTSSDDGEEVVFERPLIVWGIHQIVMDTLDAHLDQLGVPHAVINGSTSLTQRDRITRDYQDGKIAVILANIVAAGVAITLTRGSDALFVETEWLPDLVSQAVDRQHRIGQKRTVMVTTMVAPGTLDHTIQKVQRSNIDVLDQLVGGTGHHVSVEEDDMTSLAIGDVMWELAEPTWRKFLRSVRWGESHEGGVHDRSSLTRQVRHRCSATSEC
- a CDS encoding helix-turn-helix domain-containing protein produces the protein MSAPHVDADRLEQRAERLVEDRDELMKSLIALRREHDLTQKDVAERMGVSQPTVAAFEHYDSNPTLATIQRYAMAVDAVLHTRVIDDCGNGIPSDWSDPVERSVRLRTPRRSAPRARFSELTYA
- a CDS encoding helix-turn-helix domain-containing protein; the protein is MAAASILASSTHTESDVHQLGRVYELLTADEATQPVPRHYLVGGGSDDPVELPEEVYRVLLRVVDAMQKGLSVTISPTSQTLSTQQAADLLDISRPTLIKALDNGKLPFTRSGAHRRLALTDVLDYREQRRRDQYAAIEALSVDVNESDDIDEVLNDLKSARKAVTAARRGR